One genomic region from Cucumis melo cultivar AY chromosome 9, USDA_Cmelo_AY_1.0, whole genome shotgun sequence encodes:
- the LOC103482649 gene encoding MYB-like transcription factor ODO1: MGRQPCCDKLGVKKGPWTADEDKKLINFILTNGQCCWRAVPKLAGLRRCGKSCRLRWTNYLRPDLKRGLLTDTEEQLVIDLHARLGNRWSKIAARLPGRTDNEIKNHWNTHIKKKLIKMGIDPVTHEPIQKQPENEKNQSSSTKTENNTVLDSSSSPPMMENSSSVTTDESSFLLDNNLSSSNNNNESSFITNTSFWIDEEALWNNSPPISNGANFLWEENCSWLLDCEDFGIHDFGFDCFNDFEIKAINTTEMEGKH; encoded by the exons ATGGGCAGACAACCTTGCTGCGACAAACTTGGCGTTAAAAAAGGCCCTTGGACTGCTGATGAAGACAAGAAACTCATCAACTTCATACTCACTAATGGTCAGTGCTGTTGGCGGGCTGTTCCTAAGCTCGCAGGCCTCCGCCGCTGCGGCAAAAGCTGCCGTCTTCGTTGGACTAATTATCTCCGCCCTGACCTTAAAAGAGGCCTTCTCACTGATACTGAGGAGCAGTTGGTGATTGATCTTCATGCTCGTCTTGGAAATAG ATGGTCGAAGATTGCAGCTAGATTACCAGGAAGAACAGATAACGAGATAAAAAACCACTGGAATACGCATATAAAGAAGAAGCTCATCAAGATGGGAATCGATCCGGTTACTCATGAGCCCATCCAAAAGCAACCAGAGAATGAGAAAAACCAATCCTCAAGCACCAAGACGGAAAACAACACCGTTTTGGACAGCTCGAGCTCCCCGCCGATGATGGAGAATAGCAGCTCCGTCACCACCGATGAGTCATCTTTTCTTCTAGATAACAACCTCAgcagcagcaacaacaacaatgAATCCTCTTTCATAACAAACACTTCTTTCTGGATTGATGAAGAAGCCCTTTGGAACAACAGCCCACCCATTTCAAATGGAGCCAATTTTTTGTGGGAAGAGAATTGCTCTTGGCTTCTTGATTGTGAAGATTTTGGCATCCATGATTTTGGGTTTGACTGTTTTAATGACTTTGAAATAAAAGCTATCAACACAACAGAAATGGAAGGAAAGCActag
- the LOC103482650 gene encoding carnosic acid synthase-like, with amino-acid sequence MELTSNFLQTFIHSLNFYKTHFLFTLFAGFLLLLYVKLSQRRIHLPPGPTGVPLLGNLPFLDPELHSYFTELGRKYGPIVRLRLGGKIGIIVNSSSVAREVLKDHDITFANRDVPQAGRAATYGGYDISWAPYGPEWRMLRKVCTVKMLSNASLDSVYELRRREVRKTVAHLYRRAGSAVNVGEQGFLTIFNVVTSMLWGGSVENDQSRDDIAADFRETVSDVTKLLGLPNVSDFFPSLARFDLQGIEKQMGKHVQKLDAIFEKMIDERLRMKDVNESAKKDDFLQFLLKVKDEGDSKTPLTMVQLKGLLMDMVIGGTDTSSNTIEFAMAEIMKNPKIVEKAKEELCAVVGEQSMVEESHIQSLPYLKAVMKEALRLHPTLPLLVPHCPSETTVISNYTIPKGSRMFVNIWAIQRDPNEWENPSVFDPERFLNGKFDFSGSDFRYLPFGSGRRNCAGIAMAERTVMYLLATLLHSFDWKLEEGEKIEIEEKFGIVLKMKKPLVLIPTPRLLDPTLYQ; translated from the exons ATGGAACTCACCTCCAATTTCCTTCAAACTTTCATTCATTCTCTCAATTTCTACAAAACCCACTTTCTGTTTACTCTCTTTGCCggttttctacttcttctttaCGTCAAACTTTCGCAGCGGCGCATCCACCTGCCACCGGGTCCCACCGGCGTTCCTCTCCTAGGAAATCTGCCGTTTCTAGACCCTGAACTTCACTCTTACTTTACGGAACTGGGCAGAAAGTACGGTCCAATTGTAAGGCTCCGATTGGGTGGAAAGATTGGTATAATCGTCAACTCATCCTCCGTTGCACGTGAGGTGTTAAAGGATCACGATATCACCTTCGCCAATCGTGACGTTCCTCAAGCTGGTCGAGCCGCCACTTACGGCGGTTATGACATAAGTTGGGCCCCCTACGGACCCGAATGGCGGATGTTGAGAAAAGTTTGTACGGTCAAGATGCTTAGCAACGCCAGCTTGGACTCTGTATATGAGCTCCGCCGTAGAGAGGTTAGAAAAACGGTGGCTCATTTGTACAGGCGAGCTGGGTCGGCGGTGAACGTGGGAGAGCAGGGGTTTTTGACGATTTTCAACGTGGTTACGAGCATGTTGTGGGGTGGTTCAGTGGAAAACGATCAAAGCAGGGATGACATTGCGGCTGACTTTAGAGAGACGGTTTCGGACGTAACTAAGCTTCTTGGTCTGCCCAATGTCTCTGACTTTTTTCCGAGTTTAGCTCGTTTTGATCTTCAAGGAATTGAGAAGCAGATGGGTAAGCATGTCCAGAAACTAGACGCCATCTTTGAAAAGATGATTGATGAACGACTGAGAATGAAAGACGTTAATGAGAGTGCGAAGAAAGATGATTTCTTGCAGTTTTTATTAAAAGTCAAAGATGAAGGCGATTCCAAAACTCCTCTCACCATGGTTCAACTTAAAGGTTTGCTAATG GATATGGTGATTGGTGGAACAGACACGTCCTCGAACACAATTGAATTCGCAATGGCTGAAATAATGAAGAACCCAAAAATCGTAGAAAAAGCAAAGGAAGAACTCTGTGCTGTGGTTGGAGAACAAAGTATGGTAGAAGAATCCCATATACAGAGCTTGCCATATCTTAAAGCCGTAATGAAAGAAGCCTTGCGTCTCCATCCAACTCTGCCGCTGCTAGTCCCACACTGTCCCAGTGAGACCACCGTCATCTCCAATTACACAATCCCAAAGGGCTCCCGAATGTTCGTCAACATCTGGGCCATTCAACGAGACCCTAATGAATGGGAAAATCCATCGGTGTTCGACCCAGAGAGGTTCTTGAATGGTAAATTCGATTTCAGTGGGAGTGATTTTCGTTATTTACCATTTGGGTCTGGCAGAAGAAACTGTGCAGGGATTGCTATGGCGGAAAGAACTGTAATGTATTTGCTTGCTACGCTTTTGCATTCATTCGATTGGAAACTGGAAGAAGGTGAGAAGATTGAAATTGAGGAAAAATTTGGGATTGTTTTAAAGATGAAGAAGCCTCTTGTTCTCATCCCAACGCCTAGACTATTAGACCCTACTCTGTATCAGTAA
- the LOC103482651 gene encoding flavonoid 3'-monooxygenase CYP75B137-like, whose translation MEDPTSNFFSIDQSHFFFTFLAALLIFLYLRLTRLRVPLPPGPRGVPLLGNLPFLDPELHTYFAQLSQKYGPIVKLQLGRKIGIIINSPSVVREVLKDHDVTFANRDVPHAGRAASYGGSDIVWTPYGPQWRMLRKVCVLKMLSNATLDSVYELRRREVRNTVAHLYARAGTRVNVGEQGFLTVFNVVTSMLWGGSVEGEQRDGLAAEFRETVSEMTELLGLPNVSDFFPSLARFDIQGIEKKMRELAPRFDSIFEKMIDQRLKIDGKDEGESVKKNDFLQFLLQVKDDGESKTPLTMTHLKALLMDMVIGGTDTSSNTVEFAMAEMLKSPKTLKKAQQELVAVVGEDNIVEESHIHSLPYLKAVMKETLRLHPILPLLVPHCPSETAIVSNYTIPKGSRVFINVWAIQRDPKNWDNPLEFDPERFLNGKYDFSGNDFRYFPFGSGRRNCAGIGMAERMVMYLLATLLHSFDWKLGDGDEKIEVEEKFGIVLKMKTPLVVIPTPKLSDPTLYQ comes from the exons ATGGAAGATCCCACCTCCAATTTTTTCTCCATTGACCAATCTCACTTCTTCTTCACCTTCCTCGCCGCTCTTCTAATCTTCCTCTACCTAAGGCTCACCCGGCTGCGCGTCCCGCTCCCACCGGGTCCCCGCGGGGTTCCACTCCTCGGGAACCTCCCTTTCCTCGACCCCGAACTTCACACCTACTTCGCCCAACTAAGCCAAAAATACGGCCCGATAGTCAAGCTCCAGCTCGGTAGAAAAATCGGTATAATCATAAATTCACCGTCCGTGGTACGTGAAGTGTTGAAAGACCATGATGTCACGTTTGCCAATCGTGATGTTCCCCATGCCGGGAGAGCCGCGTCATACGGTGGTTCCGACATAGTTTGGACTCCGTATGGACCTCAGTGGCGAATGTTGAGGAAAGTTTGTGTGCTCAAGATGTTAAGCAACGCGACTTTGGATAGTGTCTACGAGCTCCGCCGTAGAGAGGTGAGAAACACGGTGGCTCACTTGTATGCGCGAGCTGGGACGAGGGTGAACGTAGGAGAGCAGGGGTTTTTGACGGTATTCAACGTGGTTACGAGCATGTTGTGGGGTGGATCAGTGGAAGGGGAGCAAAGGGATGGTCTTGCAGCGGAGTTTAGAGAGACGGTTTCGGAGATGACGGAGCTGTTAGGGCTGCCTAATGTTTCGGACTTTTTCCCGAGCTTGGCTCGATTTGATATCCAAGGCATTGAGAAGAAGATGCGTGAACTTGCGCCGAGATTTGATAGCATTTTTGAGAAAATGATAGATCAACGATTGAAAATTGATGGCAAAGACGAGGGCGAGAGTGTGAAGAAGAATGATTTCTTGCAGTTCTTACTTCAAGTGAAGGATGATGGAGAATCCAAGACTCCTCTCACCATGACCCACCTTAAAGCTTTGCTCATG GACATGGTGATTGGCGGGACGGACACATCGTCAAATACAGTAGAGTTTGCTATGGCAGAAATGTTAAAGAGCCCGAAAACTCTAAAGAAAGCACAACAAGAACTCGTAGCCGTGGTCGGAGAAGACAACATCGTGGAAGAGTCCCATATTCATAGTTTACCATATCTCAAAGCTGTAATGAAAGAAACATTACGTCTACACCCAATTCTACCTCTGCTCGTGCCGCACTGCCCAAGCGAGACCGCCATCGTCTCCAATTACACAATCCCAAAGGGATCTCGAGTATTCATCAACGTATGGGCAATTCAGCGAGACCCCAAGAACTGGGATAATCCATTGGAGTTCGACCCAGAGAGATTCTTGAATGGTAAATATGATTTCAGTGGGAACGATTTTCGTTACTTCCCGTTCGGGTCCGGGAGAAGAAACTGTGCAGGGATAGGGATGGCGGAAAGAATGGTAATGTATTTGCTTGCTACACTTTTGCATTCATTTGATTGGAAATTGGGAGATGGTGATGAGAAGATTGAAGTTGAAGAGAAATTTGGGATTGTTTTGAAAATGAAGACTCCTCTTGTTGTCATTCCAACGCCAAAGCTATCTGATCCCACTCTTTATCAATAA